The Gallus gallus isolate bGalGal1 chromosome 3, bGalGal1.mat.broiler.GRCg7b, whole genome shotgun sequence genome window below encodes:
- the FAM49A gene encoding CYFIP-related Rac1 interactor A isoform X4: protein MRFAGMGNLLKVLTREIENYPHFFLDFENAQPTDGEREVWNQISAVLQDSESMLADLQAYKGAGQEIRDAIQNPNDIQLQEKAWNSVCPLVVRLKRFYEFSLRLEKALQSLLESLTCPPYTPTQHLEREQALAKEFAEILHFTLRFDELKMRNPAIQNDFSYYRRTISRNRINNMHLDIENEVNNEMANRMSLFYAEATPMLKTLSNATTHFVSENKTLPIENTTDCLSTMASVCKVMLETPEYRSRFTSEETLMFCMRVMVGVIILYDHVHPVGAFSKTSKIDMKGCIKVLKEQPPDTVEGLLNALRFTTKHLNDESTSKQIRAMLQ from the exons ATGCCCAGCCCacagatggagaaagagaagtATGGAATCAGATCAGTGCAGTTTTacaggactcagaaagtatGCTTGCAGATCTTCAGGCTTACAAAGGAGCTGGACAAGAAATTAGAGAT GCAATACAAAACCCCAATGATATCCAGTTGCAAGAAAAAGCATGGAATTCAGTGTGTCCTCTGGTCGTGAGGCTGAAGCGCTTTTATGAGTTTTCACTGAGATTAG aaaaggCCCTGCAGAGCTTACTGGAATCTTTGACATGCCCACCCTATACTCCAACTCAACACCTGGAACGGGAACAGGCTCTGGCTAAAGAGTTTGCAGAAATCTTACATTTTACTCTTCGTTTTGATGAACTTAAG ATGAGAAACCCAGCAATTCAGAATGACTTCAGTTATTATAGGCGGACGATAAGTCGCAACAGGATAAACAACATGCAT CTAGACATCGAGAATGAAGTCAACAATGAAATGGCCAATAGGATGTCCCTGTTTTATGCAGAAGCGACACCAATGCTGAAAACACTCAGTAATGCAACTACACATTTTGTATCAGAA AACAAAACACTGCCAATCGAAAATACAACAGACTGCTTAAGTACTATGGCTAGTGTATGTAAAGTCATGTTGGAAACACC agaaTACAGGAGTAGATTCACCAGTGAAGAGACTCTTATGTTCTGCATGAGAGTAATGGTGGGAGTTATCATACTGTATGATCACGTTCATCCTGTGGGAGCTTTCTCAAAGACATCAAAGATTGAT ATGAAGGGATGCATAAAAGTTTTAAAGGAACAACCACCTGACACTGTGGAAGGACTTCTGAATGCTCTCAG GTTCACTACAAAACACCTGAATGATGAATCTACTTCCAAACAAATCCGAGCTATGCTGCAGTAG
- the FAM49A gene encoding CYFIP-related Rac1 interactor A isoform X3: MGNLLKVLTREIENYPHFFLDFENAQPTDGEREVWNQISAVLQDSESMLADLQAYKGAGQEIRDAIQNPNDIQLQEKAWNSVCPLVVRLKRFYEFSLRLEKALQSLLESLTCPPYTPTQHLEREQALAKEFAEILHFTLRFDELKMRNPAIQNDFSYYRRTISRNRINNMHLDIENEVNNEMANRMSLFYAEATPMLKTLSNATTHFVSENKTLPIENTTDCLSTMASVCKVMLETPEYRSRFTSEETLMFCMRVMVGVIILYDHVHPVGAFSKTSKIDLVQFMYYCSVVACFCSQMKGCIKVLKEQPPDTVEGLLNALRFTTKHLNDESTSKQIRAMLQ, encoded by the exons ATGCCCAGCCCacagatggagaaagagaagtATGGAATCAGATCAGTGCAGTTTTacaggactcagaaagtatGCTTGCAGATCTTCAGGCTTACAAAGGAGCTGGACAAGAAATTAGAGAT GCAATACAAAACCCCAATGATATCCAGTTGCAAGAAAAAGCATGGAATTCAGTGTGTCCTCTGGTCGTGAGGCTGAAGCGCTTTTATGAGTTTTCACTGAGATTAG aaaaggCCCTGCAGAGCTTACTGGAATCTTTGACATGCCCACCCTATACTCCAACTCAACACCTGGAACGGGAACAGGCTCTGGCTAAAGAGTTTGCAGAAATCTTACATTTTACTCTTCGTTTTGATGAACTTAAG ATGAGAAACCCAGCAATTCAGAATGACTTCAGTTATTATAGGCGGACGATAAGTCGCAACAGGATAAACAACATGCAT CTAGACATCGAGAATGAAGTCAACAATGAAATGGCCAATAGGATGTCCCTGTTTTATGCAGAAGCGACACCAATGCTGAAAACACTCAGTAATGCAACTACACATTTTGTATCAGAA AACAAAACACTGCCAATCGAAAATACAACAGACTGCTTAAGTACTATGGCTAGTGTATGTAAAGTCATGTTGGAAACACC agaaTACAGGAGTAGATTCACCAGTGAAGAGACTCTTATGTTCTGCATGAGAGTAATGGTGGGAGTTATCATACTGTATGATCACGTTCATCCTGTGGGAGCTTTCTCAAAGACATCAAAGATTGAT ctAGTGCAATTCATGTATTATTGTTCAGTAGTGGCATGCTTCTGTTCCCAGATGAAGGGATGCATAAAAGTTTTAAAGGAACAACCACCTGACACTGTGGAAGGACTTCTGAATGCTCTCAG GTTCACTACAAAACACCTGAATGATGAATCTACTTCCAAACAAATCCGAGCTATGCTGCAGTAG
- the FAM49A gene encoding CYFIP-related Rac1 interactor A isoform X2, which translates to MGNLLKVLTCTELDQGPNFFLDFENAQPTDGEREVWNQISAVLQDSESMLADLQAYKGAGQEIRDAIQNPNDIQLQEKAWNSVCPLVVRLKRFYEFSLRLEKALQSLLESLTCPPYTPTQHLEREQALAKEFAEILHFTLRFDELKMRNPAIQNDFSYYRRTISRNRINNMHLDIENEVNNEMANRMSLFYAEATPMLKTLSNATTHFVSENKTLPIENTTDCLSTMASVCKVMLETPEYRSRFTSEETLMFCMRVMVGVIILYDHVHPVGAFSKTSKIDLVQFMYYCSVVACFCSQMKGCIKVLKEQPPDTVEGLLNALRFTTKHLNDESTSKQIRAMLQ; encoded by the exons ATGCCCAGCCCacagatggagaaagagaagtATGGAATCAGATCAGTGCAGTTTTacaggactcagaaagtatGCTTGCAGATCTTCAGGCTTACAAAGGAGCTGGACAAGAAATTAGAGAT GCAATACAAAACCCCAATGATATCCAGTTGCAAGAAAAAGCATGGAATTCAGTGTGTCCTCTGGTCGTGAGGCTGAAGCGCTTTTATGAGTTTTCACTGAGATTAG aaaaggCCCTGCAGAGCTTACTGGAATCTTTGACATGCCCACCCTATACTCCAACTCAACACCTGGAACGGGAACAGGCTCTGGCTAAAGAGTTTGCAGAAATCTTACATTTTACTCTTCGTTTTGATGAACTTAAG ATGAGAAACCCAGCAATTCAGAATGACTTCAGTTATTATAGGCGGACGATAAGTCGCAACAGGATAAACAACATGCAT CTAGACATCGAGAATGAAGTCAACAATGAAATGGCCAATAGGATGTCCCTGTTTTATGCAGAAGCGACACCAATGCTGAAAACACTCAGTAATGCAACTACACATTTTGTATCAGAA AACAAAACACTGCCAATCGAAAATACAACAGACTGCTTAAGTACTATGGCTAGTGTATGTAAAGTCATGTTGGAAACACC agaaTACAGGAGTAGATTCACCAGTGAAGAGACTCTTATGTTCTGCATGAGAGTAATGGTGGGAGTTATCATACTGTATGATCACGTTCATCCTGTGGGAGCTTTCTCAAAGACATCAAAGATTGAT ctAGTGCAATTCATGTATTATTGTTCAGTAGTGGCATGCTTCTGTTCCCAGATGAAGGGATGCATAAAAGTTTTAAAGGAACAACCACCTGACACTGTGGAAGGACTTCTGAATGCTCTCAG GTTCACTACAAAACACCTGAATGATGAATCTACTTCCAAACAAATCCGAGCTATGCTGCAGTAG
- the FAM49A gene encoding CYFIP-related Rac1 interactor A isoform X1 — translation MRFAGMGNLLKVLTREIENYPHFFLDFENAQPTDGEREVWNQISAVLQDSESMLADLQAYKGAGQEIRDAIQNPNDIQLQEKAWNSVCPLVVRLKRFYEFSLRLEKALQSLLESLTCPPYTPTQHLEREQALAKEFAEILHFTLRFDELKMRNPAIQNDFSYYRRTISRNRINNMHLDIENEVNNEMANRMSLFYAEATPMLKTLSNATTHFVSENKTLPIENTTDCLSTMASVCKVMLETPEYRSRFTSEETLMFCMRVMVGVIILYDHVHPVGAFSKTSKIDLVQFMYYCSVVACFCSQMKGCIKVLKEQPPDTVEGLLNALRFTTKHLNDESTSKQIRAMLQ, via the exons ATGCCCAGCCCacagatggagaaagagaagtATGGAATCAGATCAGTGCAGTTTTacaggactcagaaagtatGCTTGCAGATCTTCAGGCTTACAAAGGAGCTGGACAAGAAATTAGAGAT GCAATACAAAACCCCAATGATATCCAGTTGCAAGAAAAAGCATGGAATTCAGTGTGTCCTCTGGTCGTGAGGCTGAAGCGCTTTTATGAGTTTTCACTGAGATTAG aaaaggCCCTGCAGAGCTTACTGGAATCTTTGACATGCCCACCCTATACTCCAACTCAACACCTGGAACGGGAACAGGCTCTGGCTAAAGAGTTTGCAGAAATCTTACATTTTACTCTTCGTTTTGATGAACTTAAG ATGAGAAACCCAGCAATTCAGAATGACTTCAGTTATTATAGGCGGACGATAAGTCGCAACAGGATAAACAACATGCAT CTAGACATCGAGAATGAAGTCAACAATGAAATGGCCAATAGGATGTCCCTGTTTTATGCAGAAGCGACACCAATGCTGAAAACACTCAGTAATGCAACTACACATTTTGTATCAGAA AACAAAACACTGCCAATCGAAAATACAACAGACTGCTTAAGTACTATGGCTAGTGTATGTAAAGTCATGTTGGAAACACC agaaTACAGGAGTAGATTCACCAGTGAAGAGACTCTTATGTTCTGCATGAGAGTAATGGTGGGAGTTATCATACTGTATGATCACGTTCATCCTGTGGGAGCTTTCTCAAAGACATCAAAGATTGAT ctAGTGCAATTCATGTATTATTGTTCAGTAGTGGCATGCTTCTGTTCCCAGATGAAGGGATGCATAAAAGTTTTAAAGGAACAACCACCTGACACTGTGGAAGGACTTCTGAATGCTCTCAG GTTCACTACAAAACACCTGAATGATGAATCTACTTCCAAACAAATCCGAGCTATGCTGCAGTAG
- the FAM49A gene encoding CYFIP-related Rac1 interactor A isoform X5 — protein sequence MGNLLKVLTCTELDQGPNFFLDFENAQPTDGEREVWNQISAVLQDSESMLADLQAYKGAGQEIRDAIQNPNDIQLQEKAWNSVCPLVVRLKRFYEFSLRLEKALQSLLESLTCPPYTPTQHLEREQALAKEFAEILHFTLRFDELKMRNPAIQNDFSYYRRTISRNRINNMHLDIENEVNNEMANRMSLFYAEATPMLKTLSNATTHFVSENKTLPIENTTDCLSTMASVCKVMLETPEYRSRFTSEETLMFCMRVMVGVIILYDHVHPVGAFSKTSKIDMKGCIKVLKEQPPDTVEGLLNALRFTTKHLNDESTSKQIRAMLQ from the exons ATGCCCAGCCCacagatggagaaagagaagtATGGAATCAGATCAGTGCAGTTTTacaggactcagaaagtatGCTTGCAGATCTTCAGGCTTACAAAGGAGCTGGACAAGAAATTAGAGAT GCAATACAAAACCCCAATGATATCCAGTTGCAAGAAAAAGCATGGAATTCAGTGTGTCCTCTGGTCGTGAGGCTGAAGCGCTTTTATGAGTTTTCACTGAGATTAG aaaaggCCCTGCAGAGCTTACTGGAATCTTTGACATGCCCACCCTATACTCCAACTCAACACCTGGAACGGGAACAGGCTCTGGCTAAAGAGTTTGCAGAAATCTTACATTTTACTCTTCGTTTTGATGAACTTAAG ATGAGAAACCCAGCAATTCAGAATGACTTCAGTTATTATAGGCGGACGATAAGTCGCAACAGGATAAACAACATGCAT CTAGACATCGAGAATGAAGTCAACAATGAAATGGCCAATAGGATGTCCCTGTTTTATGCAGAAGCGACACCAATGCTGAAAACACTCAGTAATGCAACTACACATTTTGTATCAGAA AACAAAACACTGCCAATCGAAAATACAACAGACTGCTTAAGTACTATGGCTAGTGTATGTAAAGTCATGTTGGAAACACC agaaTACAGGAGTAGATTCACCAGTGAAGAGACTCTTATGTTCTGCATGAGAGTAATGGTGGGAGTTATCATACTGTATGATCACGTTCATCCTGTGGGAGCTTTCTCAAAGACATCAAAGATTGAT ATGAAGGGATGCATAAAAGTTTTAAAGGAACAACCACCTGACACTGTGGAAGGACTTCTGAATGCTCTCAG GTTCACTACAAAACACCTGAATGATGAATCTACTTCCAAACAAATCCGAGCTATGCTGCAGTAG
- the FAM49A gene encoding CYFIP-related Rac1 interactor A encodes MGNLLKVLTREIENYPHFFLDFENAQPTDGEREVWNQISAVLQDSESMLADLQAYKGAGQEIRDAIQNPNDIQLQEKAWNSVCPLVVRLKRFYEFSLRLEKALQSLLESLTCPPYTPTQHLEREQALAKEFAEILHFTLRFDELKMRNPAIQNDFSYYRRTISRNRINNMHLDIENEVNNEMANRMSLFYAEATPMLKTLSNATTHFVSENKTLPIENTTDCLSTMASVCKVMLETPEYRSRFTSEETLMFCMRVMVGVIILYDHVHPVGAFSKTSKIDMKGCIKVLKEQPPDTVEGLLNALRFTTKHLNDESTSKQIRAMLQ; translated from the exons ATGCCCAGCCCacagatggagaaagagaagtATGGAATCAGATCAGTGCAGTTTTacaggactcagaaagtatGCTTGCAGATCTTCAGGCTTACAAAGGAGCTGGACAAGAAATTAGAGAT GCAATACAAAACCCCAATGATATCCAGTTGCAAGAAAAAGCATGGAATTCAGTGTGTCCTCTGGTCGTGAGGCTGAAGCGCTTTTATGAGTTTTCACTGAGATTAG aaaaggCCCTGCAGAGCTTACTGGAATCTTTGACATGCCCACCCTATACTCCAACTCAACACCTGGAACGGGAACAGGCTCTGGCTAAAGAGTTTGCAGAAATCTTACATTTTACTCTTCGTTTTGATGAACTTAAG ATGAGAAACCCAGCAATTCAGAATGACTTCAGTTATTATAGGCGGACGATAAGTCGCAACAGGATAAACAACATGCAT CTAGACATCGAGAATGAAGTCAACAATGAAATGGCCAATAGGATGTCCCTGTTTTATGCAGAAGCGACACCAATGCTGAAAACACTCAGTAATGCAACTACACATTTTGTATCAGAA AACAAAACACTGCCAATCGAAAATACAACAGACTGCTTAAGTACTATGGCTAGTGTATGTAAAGTCATGTTGGAAACACC agaaTACAGGAGTAGATTCACCAGTGAAGAGACTCTTATGTTCTGCATGAGAGTAATGGTGGGAGTTATCATACTGTATGATCACGTTCATCCTGTGGGAGCTTTCTCAAAGACATCAAAGATTGAT ATGAAGGGATGCATAAAAGTTTTAAAGGAACAACCACCTGACACTGTGGAAGGACTTCTGAATGCTCTCAG GTTCACTACAAAACACCTGAATGATGAATCTACTTCCAAACAAATCCGAGCTATGCTGCAGTAG
- the FAM49A gene encoding CYFIP-related Rac1 interactor A isoform X6 codes for MLADLQAYKGAGQEIRDAIQNPNDIQLQEKAWNSVCPLVVRLKRFYEFSLRLEKALQSLLESLTCPPYTPTQHLEREQALAKEFAEILHFTLRFDELKMRNPAIQNDFSYYRRTISRNRINNMHLDIENEVNNEMANRMSLFYAEATPMLKTLSNATTHFVSENKTLPIENTTDCLSTMASVCKVMLETPEYRSRFTSEETLMFCMRVMVGVIILYDHVHPVGAFSKTSKIDLVQFMYYCSVVACFCSQMKGCIKVLKEQPPDTVEGLLNALRFTTKHLNDESTSKQIRAMLQ; via the exons atGCTTGCAGATCTTCAGGCTTACAAAGGAGCTGGACAAGAAATTAGAGAT GCAATACAAAACCCCAATGATATCCAGTTGCAAGAAAAAGCATGGAATTCAGTGTGTCCTCTGGTCGTGAGGCTGAAGCGCTTTTATGAGTTTTCACTGAGATTAG aaaaggCCCTGCAGAGCTTACTGGAATCTTTGACATGCCCACCCTATACTCCAACTCAACACCTGGAACGGGAACAGGCTCTGGCTAAAGAGTTTGCAGAAATCTTACATTTTACTCTTCGTTTTGATGAACTTAAG ATGAGAAACCCAGCAATTCAGAATGACTTCAGTTATTATAGGCGGACGATAAGTCGCAACAGGATAAACAACATGCAT CTAGACATCGAGAATGAAGTCAACAATGAAATGGCCAATAGGATGTCCCTGTTTTATGCAGAAGCGACACCAATGCTGAAAACACTCAGTAATGCAACTACACATTTTGTATCAGAA AACAAAACACTGCCAATCGAAAATACAACAGACTGCTTAAGTACTATGGCTAGTGTATGTAAAGTCATGTTGGAAACACC agaaTACAGGAGTAGATTCACCAGTGAAGAGACTCTTATGTTCTGCATGAGAGTAATGGTGGGAGTTATCATACTGTATGATCACGTTCATCCTGTGGGAGCTTTCTCAAAGACATCAAAGATTGAT ctAGTGCAATTCATGTATTATTGTTCAGTAGTGGCATGCTTCTGTTCCCAGATGAAGGGATGCATAAAAGTTTTAAAGGAACAACCACCTGACACTGTGGAAGGACTTCTGAATGCTCTCAG GTTCACTACAAAACACCTGAATGATGAATCTACTTCCAAACAAATCCGAGCTATGCTGCAGTAG